The following DNA comes from Nitrogeniibacter aestuarii.
GCCGCCCCGACGCCACCGACGACGAGGTCAAGGCGGCGGCCCGCGCTGCCTTTGCGGAGGAATTCATCGAGCGCCTGCCCGAGGGCTACCAGACCTTCCTGGGCGAGCGCGGCACCCGCCTGTCGGGCGGCCAGCGACAGCGCATCGCCATCGCCCGCGCCATCCTCAAGGGCGCGCCGGTGCTGCTGCTGGACGAGGCCACCAGTGCGCTCGATGCCGAGTCGGAAGTGCTGGTCCAGCGCGGACTCAAGGCCGCCATGCAGGGGCGCACCACCATGGTCATCGCCCATCGACTCGCCACCGTGCAGCAGGTCGATCGCATCGTGGTCATGGAGCATGGACGCATCGTCGAGATCGGTACGCCGGCCCAGTTGCGTCAGCAAGGCGGGCTCTACGCACGACTGGCGGCACTGCAACTGGAGGGCTGAGCGAGCCACCCGTGAGCGGATTCAAGCTGCGACCGGCACGACTCGCCACGTCATCACACCACCGACGAGCCGCGACCTACCCCGGCACGACGTGAATGGAATACAGCCCCCACGGACACCCGGCGAAGCGCTCGGGCAGCGGCCGGGCCGCGAATTCGGGGATGCGGTCAGCATCGTACAGCGCCCACAACGGGCCCAGACCACCGAGCGCCATGGGCGTGTCGTCGAGGGTCAGCGCGAGGATGAAGCCGAGCCGTTCGATTTCGCCGACGCGGCTCTCCAGCGTGTAGCCATCGAAGGCCCGCAGGGTGACCTGTGTGGCAGCGCCAGCGGGCGCGCCGGCGTCTGCAAGCACCGTTGAAAGCCTCGGGCCGCGCAGCGTGTGGGCACGGCCGTCATACTCAAGCGTCGGGGCAATGGTGTGCTGGGCCATGGCGGCCAGCGTGGCGTAGC
Coding sequences within:
- a CDS encoding molybdopterin-dependent oxidoreductase, whose translation is MDRRAFIQRGAGLAMAATAAPAVQAASSEPDGPVLLTVSGAVTHPNRGPLDPASDVLMSKHGVQFDRARTYRYATLAAMAQHTIAPTLEYDGRAHTLRGPRLSTVLADAGAPAGAATQVTLRAFDGYTLESRVGEIERLGFILALTLDDTPMALGGLGPLWALYDADRIPEFAARPLPERFAGCPWGLYSIHVVPG